A genomic segment from Alteribacillus bidgolensis encodes:
- a CDS encoding GerAB/ArcD/ProY family transporter yields MFLFGHGSAILIPLGIDAKQDAWIAVLLGMAGGLFMFFIHYRLYRCYPDMMPTEYIQKIIGKCFGKILACVYIVYFLYLAARILRDFGEMLVTFSYQETPLFITNVLLLLVIVYAVCKGIEVLARMGEFLFVLIYIFAVVGFLLLVISGVMDLNNLKPVLEEGIGRVLNTFFTQTWYVSFGEIIVFTMILPYVNRPKKVKIAGMSAIGIVGINLAIVMAVNITVLGVDIYTRSQFPLLSTIQSIQVAEFLERLDVFFMIALIIGGFIKVSIFFYAGVIGTSILFNVKEKVKLVYPLGIVVLFFSMIVASSISEHNYEGMRLIPLLLHLPLQIIIPVLLLLLAVLKKRH; encoded by the coding sequence ATGTTTTTGTTCGGACATGGTAGTGCTATCTTGATCCCTCTTGGTATTGATGCAAAGCAAGATGCCTGGATTGCCGTTCTTTTAGGAATGGCAGGCGGCTTGTTCATGTTTTTTATCCATTACCGTCTTTATAGATGTTATCCGGATATGATGCCAACAGAGTATATACAAAAAATAATCGGGAAATGTTTCGGCAAGATTCTTGCTTGTGTTTATATCGTGTATTTTTTATATCTTGCTGCAAGAATATTGCGGGATTTTGGTGAAATGCTCGTAACGTTCTCCTATCAGGAGACTCCGCTGTTTATTACCAATGTCCTGCTGCTTCTTGTCATCGTATATGCAGTCTGTAAAGGCATTGAAGTATTAGCGAGAATGGGAGAATTCCTTTTTGTATTAATATATATATTTGCGGTTGTTGGATTCTTATTACTTGTGATTTCCGGTGTCATGGATTTAAACAATTTGAAACCGGTTCTCGAAGAAGGTATAGGTCGTGTGCTTAACACCTTCTTTACGCAAACATGGTACGTTTCTTTTGGAGAGATTATCGTTTTTACTATGATACTGCCATATGTCAACAGACCGAAAAAAGTGAAAATTGCTGGAATGTCGGCCATTGGTATTGTCGGCATTAATCTTGCGATTGTTATGGCAGTTAATATCACGGTTCTTGGTGTTGATATTTATACACGCTCGCAGTTTCCTCTCCTTTCCACAATCCAATCGATTCAGGTGGCCGAATTTCTGGAACGGTTAGATGTCTTTTTTATGATTGCGCTTATTATCGGTGGTTTTATTAAAGTAAGTATCTTTTTTTATGCAGGCGTGATCGGAACATCTATCTTGTTTAACGTGAAAGAGAAGGTGAAGCTTGTCTATCCGCTTGGAATTGTCGTCTTGTTTTTTTCCATGATTGTTGCAAGCAGTATCTCGGAACATAACTATGAAGGGATGCGGTTAATACCGCTGCTATTGCATTTACCTCTTCAAATCATTATTCCTGTTTTGCTGCTGCTTCTTGCTGTTTTAAAAAAACGTCATTGA